A single window of Intrasporangium calvum DSM 43043 DNA harbors:
- a CDS encoding PadR family transcriptional regulator: protein MVPSKEAILTNLRRGALEYCVLAMLSERPLYGLDIARSLTGDSVLLASEGTLYPLLARLRRAGLVETTWQESPSGPPRRYYAMTDQGRLAVEAFTRAWTPFRDAVDAALTQGETR from the coding sequence ATGGTACCCAGCAAGGAAGCGATCCTCACCAACCTCCGACGGGGGGCACTCGAGTACTGCGTACTGGCGATGCTGAGCGAGAGACCGCTCTACGGTTTGGACATCGCCCGCAGCCTGACCGGCGACTCCGTGCTGCTGGCCAGCGAGGGCACGCTCTATCCGCTCCTCGCCAGGCTGCGTCGGGCCGGTCTCGTCGAGACGACGTGGCAGGAGTCGCCCAGCGGACCCCCGCGCCGGTACTACGCCATGACCGACCAGGGGAGGCTGGCCGTCGAGGCCTTCACCCGAGCCTGGACCCCCTTCCGCGACGCGGTGGACGCGGCGCTCACCCAAGGAGAGACACGATGA
- a CDS encoding fumarylacetoacetate hydrolase family protein, whose protein sequence is MKLATIRTADGGTQAVRVDGPTTVALGFPDVGTLLAQPNWRELATNAAPRETEEALGAGSAAYAPLVTHPGKIVCVGLNYRNHILEMGRDLPEHPTLFSKYADTLVGAGDDIKRPVETEELDWEAELAVVIGATVRRATTEQAEAAIAGFAVLNDVTCRDWQFRTREWLQGKNWEATTPLGPWLVTPDELPGGVRPALAIRSEVDGEVMQEDNTGDLLFDPVALVEYVSTMITLRPGDVIATGTPGGVGHARKPARYLQAGQQLVTEIEGLGRCENVVVADGPDGPR, encoded by the coding sequence ATGAAGCTCGCCACCATCCGCACCGCCGACGGCGGCACCCAGGCCGTCCGCGTCGACGGGCCGACGACCGTCGCCCTCGGCTTCCCCGACGTGGGGACGCTGCTCGCCCAGCCGAACTGGCGGGAACTGGCAACCAACGCCGCCCCGCGCGAGACGGAGGAGGCGCTGGGAGCCGGCTCAGCGGCATACGCCCCGCTCGTCACCCACCCGGGCAAGATCGTCTGCGTCGGGCTCAACTACCGCAACCACATCCTCGAGATGGGACGCGACCTCCCCGAGCACCCGACGCTCTTCAGCAAGTACGCCGACACCCTCGTCGGCGCCGGGGACGACATCAAGCGCCCGGTCGAGACGGAGGAGCTCGACTGGGAGGCGGAGCTCGCCGTCGTCATCGGCGCCACGGTGCGCCGCGCCACGACCGAGCAGGCCGAGGCCGCGATCGCCGGCTTCGCCGTCCTCAACGACGTCACCTGCCGGGACTGGCAGTTCCGAACCCGCGAGTGGCTCCAGGGCAAGAACTGGGAGGCCACGACGCCCCTCGGCCCGTGGCTCGTCACCCCCGACGAGCTCCCCGGCGGGGTCCGGCCGGCGCTCGCCATCCGGAGCGAGGTCGACGGCGAGGTCATGCAGGAGGACAACACCGGTGACCTGCTCTTCGACCCGGTGGCCCTCGTGGAGTATGTCTCGACGATGATCACCCTCCGCCCGGGCGACGTCATCGCGACCGGCACGCCCGGAGGCGTGGGCCACGCCCGCAAGCCCGCCCGGTACCTCCAGGCCGGGCAGCAGCTCGTCACCGAGATCGAGGGGCTCGGTCGCTGCGAGAACGTCGTCGTCGCCGACGGGCCGGACGGGCCCCGCTGA
- a CDS encoding SWIM zinc finger family protein, whose amino-acid sequence MNRFFPPSRPRAVQGGLVARSKRGAIGQQWWSERFVAVLEGMGMSGRLQRGRTYARKGQVLSVDVDAGVVTALVQGSRARPYRVRIGITAFGKAEWAAIERDLAGHAWYLARLLAGEMPEDIEEVFRGIGLSLFPAQARDLSLDCTCPDWEVPCKHLAATFYLLAEAFDDDPFRILAWRGRAREELLDNLRAARSDQPPGAADSAPSGAPLEDLLDSYFSVQGRLPRTLAPSSSTTALLDQLPPVDVTVRGRALTELLRPAYERDEAPTTGGIV is encoded by the coding sequence GTGAATAGGTTCTTTCCCCCATCCAGGCCGCGCGCGGTCCAGGGTGGCCTCGTCGCCCGGAGCAAGCGCGGCGCGATCGGCCAGCAGTGGTGGTCGGAGCGCTTCGTGGCCGTCCTCGAGGGCATGGGTATGAGCGGCCGGCTCCAGCGCGGCCGGACCTACGCCCGCAAGGGCCAGGTCCTCTCGGTGGACGTCGACGCCGGTGTCGTCACCGCCCTCGTGCAGGGCAGCCGTGCGCGGCCCTACCGGGTGCGGATCGGGATCACGGCGTTCGGCAAGGCGGAGTGGGCCGCGATCGAGCGTGACCTCGCCGGACATGCCTGGTACCTCGCCAGGCTCCTGGCCGGCGAGATGCCCGAGGACATCGAGGAGGTCTTCAGGGGGATCGGGCTGTCATTGTTCCCGGCCCAGGCCCGCGACCTGTCGTTGGACTGCACGTGCCCGGACTGGGAGGTCCCCTGCAAGCACCTCGCTGCGACGTTCTACCTGTTGGCCGAGGCCTTCGACGACGACCCCTTCCGGATCCTCGCCTGGCGCGGGAGGGCACGCGAGGAGCTCCTCGACAACCTGCGAGCGGCACGGTCCGACCAACCGCCGGGCGCCGCCGATTCCGCCCCGTCGGGCGCGCCGCTCGAGGACCTGCTCGACAGCTACTTCTCCGTGCAGGGCAGGCTCCCTCGGACGCTCGCGCCGAGCTCCTCCACGACGGCGCTGCTCGACCAGCTGCCTCCCGTCGACGTGACCGTGCGTGGGCGCGCCCTGACCGAGCTGCTCCGCCCGGCGTACGAGCGCGATGAGGCGCCGACGACCGGCGGCATCGTCTGA
- a CDS encoding MFS transporter: protein MATKPLNPPNVATALGTRPAWLVTLLCWLIVVFDGYDLIVYGTTIPALLEEPGWHLTPATAGFVGSLAFAGMLIGALGAGYLADRLGRRRTILWCTLWFSLFTALCAIATTPEIFGLFRFIAGLGLGGLVPSANALTAEFVSRKHRSAVSTIMMSGVPIGGSAAALVGLRLLPELGWRSMYAVAFLAVVVLLPLCFVLLPESPTWLRAHGRRDEALAVEARYSLVHDASEHTGEEHAPGFRTILSGQWRRPTVLFAAATVATLFAWYGLGTWLPKLMGSDARFEMGQPLHFLLALNLGAVLGSVVTAWAGVRFGPLRSAIFAAAAAALGLAFLLTYPTDLLPIYGALILAGVGTHGTQ, encoded by the coding sequence ATGGCAACGAAGCCCCTGAATCCTCCAAATGTCGCCACCGCGCTGGGCACCCGCCCGGCCTGGCTCGTCACGCTGCTCTGTTGGCTCATCGTCGTCTTCGACGGCTACGACCTGATCGTCTACGGCACGACCATCCCGGCCCTCCTCGAGGAGCCCGGCTGGCACCTGACCCCGGCAACCGCCGGGTTCGTCGGCAGCCTCGCCTTCGCCGGGATGCTGATCGGCGCCCTCGGTGCCGGCTACCTCGCTGACCGGCTCGGTCGGCGCCGGACGATCCTCTGGTGCACGCTGTGGTTCTCCCTCTTCACGGCGCTCTGTGCGATCGCGACGACGCCCGAGATCTTCGGGCTCTTCCGCTTCATCGCCGGCCTGGGGCTCGGCGGCCTCGTCCCCTCGGCCAACGCCCTGACCGCGGAGTTCGTCTCGCGCAAGCACCGCTCTGCCGTGTCGACGATCATGATGTCCGGAGTGCCGATCGGCGGCTCGGCCGCCGCCCTCGTCGGCCTGCGGCTCCTCCCGGAGCTCGGCTGGCGCTCGATGTACGCCGTGGCGTTCCTGGCTGTCGTCGTCCTGCTGCCCCTCTGTTTCGTGCTCCTGCCCGAGTCGCCCACGTGGCTGCGCGCCCACGGCCGGAGGGACGAGGCACTCGCGGTCGAAGCCCGCTACTCCCTCGTGCACGACGCCTCGGAGCACACCGGCGAGGAGCACGCCCCGGGCTTCCGGACCATCCTCAGCGGGCAGTGGCGCCGGCCGACCGTCCTGTTCGCCGCCGCCACCGTCGCGACGCTCTTCGCCTGGTACGGCCTCGGCACCTGGCTGCCGAAGCTGATGGGCTCGGACGCCCGGTTCGAGATGGGCCAGCCCCTGCACTTCCTCCTCGCCCTCAACCTCGGCGCCGTGCTCGGATCCGTCGTCACGGCCTGGGCCGGAGTGCGCTTCGGCCCCCTCCGCAGCGCGATCTTCGCCGCGGCGGCCGCCGCGCTCGGTCTCGCCTTCCTGCTCACCTACCCGACCGACCTCCTGCCGATCTACGGCGCGCTCATCCTCGCCGGTGTGGGCACCCACGGCACCCAGTGA
- a CDS encoding maleylpyruvate isomerase family mycothiol-dependent enzyme, producing the protein MAPEPALSRDLMARGTTLFWTALESVTDEQLAGPTALPGWTGKHVTAHVAANAEALAHLVTWARTGEETPMYSSPDQRNADIEVGATRPATELREWVRRSAADLGAGLASLDEQQWQREVRTAQGRLVPATEIPWMRTREVMVHAVDLGGSVGYADLPAEFHAALLDDIVAKRSSASDGPALHLAPTDNERRWDVTGAGDATTVRGPLSELAAYLSGRLATGLRADGAADGDLPDLSRWL; encoded by the coding sequence ATGGCACCCGAGCCAGCGCTCTCCCGCGACCTCATGGCGCGGGGAACGACGCTCTTCTGGACGGCGCTCGAGAGCGTCACCGACGAGCAGCTCGCCGGACCGACGGCACTGCCGGGCTGGACCGGCAAGCACGTCACCGCCCACGTGGCGGCGAACGCCGAGGCGCTGGCCCACCTCGTGACGTGGGCGAGGACCGGCGAGGAGACCCCGATGTACTCCTCGCCGGACCAGCGCAACGCCGACATCGAGGTGGGCGCCACGCGCCCCGCCACCGAGCTGCGCGAATGGGTCCGCCGCTCGGCCGCCGACCTCGGCGCCGGCCTCGCGAGTCTCGACGAACAGCAGTGGCAGCGCGAGGTCCGCACCGCACAGGGGCGCCTCGTCCCGGCCACGGAGATCCCGTGGATGCGCACCCGCGAGGTGATGGTCCACGCCGTCGACCTCGGCGGCTCCGTGGGCTACGCCGACCTGCCCGCGGAGTTCCACGCAGCGCTCCTCGACGACATCGTCGCCAAGCGGTCGTCCGCGAGTGACGGCCCGGCGCTGCACCTCGCGCCGACCGACAACGAGCGCCGTTGGGACGTCACGGGAGCCGGTGACGCGACCACGGTTCGTGGTCCGCTCAGCGAGCTCGCCGCCTACCTCTCCGGCCGGCTGGCCACCGGGCTCCGCGCCGACGGTGCCGCCGATGGCGACCTGCCCGACCTTTCCCGCTGGCTCTGA
- a CDS encoding DUF1206 domain-containing protein — MDGNSVKQAAREAGNQDALLMAARVGYAVNGVLHLLIGWIALQIAWGVGSSGSADQSGALGSLASNTMGRIILWIGVVGWLGLGLWQAIEAVITREEAKDRAKYAAKAVVYFVLSWSAFEFARGGSSSSKEQSSDFTASLMSQPFGTGLVVLVALAMVGVGVYHIHKGWKRKFLSDLVEHPGPTVVKLARFGYIAKGVALIVVGSLFVTAALENDPKEATGLDGAMKTILEAPAGQWLLTIVALGFVAFGIYSFVRAKTARV, encoded by the coding sequence ATGGACGGAAACAGCGTCAAGCAGGCGGCGCGTGAGGCCGGCAACCAGGATGCGCTGCTCATGGCGGCTCGGGTGGGCTACGCGGTCAACGGGGTGCTGCACCTGCTCATCGGCTGGATCGCCCTGCAGATCGCCTGGGGAGTCGGCTCCTCTGGCAGTGCCGACCAGTCGGGTGCGCTCGGTTCGCTGGCGTCCAACACGATGGGCCGGATCATCCTGTGGATCGGGGTGGTCGGCTGGCTCGGCCTCGGTCTGTGGCAGGCCATCGAGGCGGTCATCACTCGCGAGGAGGCCAAGGACCGGGCCAAGTACGCGGCGAAGGCCGTCGTCTACTTCGTCCTGTCCTGGTCGGCCTTCGAGTTCGCGCGGGGCGGCTCTTCGTCGAGCAAGGAGCAGTCCTCCGACTTCACCGCCAGCCTGATGAGCCAGCCGTTCGGGACGGGCCTCGTGGTCCTCGTCGCCCTGGCCATGGTGGGCGTCGGGGTCTACCACATCCACAAGGGGTGGAAGCGCAAGTTCCTCTCCGACCTCGTCGAGCACCCCGGCCCGACGGTGGTGAAGCTGGCCCGCTTCGGCTACATCGCGAAGGGCGTGGCCCTCATCGTCGTCGGCAGCCTCTTCGTCACCGCGGCCCTCGAGAACGACCCCAAGGAGGCGACCGGGCTCGACGGCGCGATGAAGACGATCCTCGAGGCGCCCGCCGGACAGTGGCTGCTCACCATCGTGGCGCTCGGCTTCGTCGCCTTCGGGATCTACTCCTTCGTTCGCGCGAAGACCGCGCGGGTCTGA
- a CDS encoding cupin domain-containing protein: MTTQVNTSASSETPRARAVQTDPDTPVSIKAVDAPDQPTVTPELEDLYRGFEKELLVPLWTEIGDLMPPHPRSKAQPHRWEWATLLELAGRAGDLVPVGRGGERRAIALANPSLGGKPYASPTLWAAIQYLMPGEDAPEHRHTQNAFRFVVEGEGVWTVVGQDPVPMSRGDFLPQAGWNWHAHHNAADRPMAWIDGLDIPFQYEIEGQFFEFGRDVISDAERITPERSRSQRLWGHPGIAPVSQLGSTQGSPLLCYRWEHTDRALTDQLELEAEGHGATLERGHAAIRFTNPTNGLDVLPTIRTEFHRVAAGVETAPRRETGSSVYQVFDGSGTVTVGDFTWSVTRGDLFVVPSWQPLSIRSEASASDSDSGALDLFRFSDAPIFEKLNLARSSVDA, translated from the coding sequence ATGACCACCCAGGTGAACACCTCAGCGAGCTCCGAGACCCCCCGGGCCCGAGCGGTGCAGACGGACCCCGACACCCCGGTCAGCATCAAGGCGGTCGACGCGCCGGACCAGCCGACGGTGACGCCCGAGCTCGAGGACCTCTACCGCGGCTTCGAGAAGGAGCTGCTCGTCCCGCTCTGGACCGAGATCGGCGACCTCATGCCGCCGCACCCACGGTCCAAGGCCCAGCCGCACCGCTGGGAGTGGGCCACCCTGCTCGAGCTGGCCGGGCGTGCGGGTGACCTCGTGCCGGTCGGCCGAGGTGGCGAACGACGGGCCATCGCCCTGGCCAACCCGTCCCTCGGCGGCAAGCCATATGCCAGCCCGACCCTGTGGGCGGCGATCCAGTACCTCATGCCCGGCGAGGACGCCCCGGAGCACCGCCACACCCAGAACGCCTTCCGCTTCGTCGTCGAGGGTGAGGGAGTGTGGACCGTCGTCGGCCAGGACCCGGTCCCGATGAGCCGCGGCGACTTCCTCCCGCAGGCCGGCTGGAACTGGCACGCCCACCACAACGCGGCGGACCGGCCGATGGCGTGGATCGACGGCCTCGACATCCCGTTCCAGTACGAGATCGAGGGCCAGTTCTTCGAGTTCGGCCGGGACGTCATCTCCGACGCCGAGCGGATCACGCCGGAGCGCTCGCGGTCGCAGCGGCTGTGGGGGCACCCCGGCATCGCGCCGGTGTCCCAGCTCGGCTCGACCCAGGGCAGCCCGCTGCTCTGCTACCGCTGGGAGCACACCGACCGGGCGCTCACCGACCAGCTCGAGCTGGAGGCCGAGGGGCACGGGGCAACGCTGGAGCGCGGCCACGCGGCGATCCGCTTCACGAACCCCACCAACGGCCTCGACGTCCTGCCGACCATCCGCACCGAGTTCCACCGGGTCGCTGCCGGCGTCGAGACCGCGCCGCGTCGGGAGACCGGGTCGTCGGTCTACCAGGTCTTCGACGGCTCGGGGACCGTCACCGTGGGCGACTTCACGTGGTCCGTCACGCGCGGCGACCTCTTCGTCGTCCCGTCGTGGCAGCCCCTGTCGATCCGGTCCGAGGCCTCGGCCTCCGACTCGGACTCCGGCGCCCTGGACCTCTTCCGGTTCAGCGACGCCCCCATCTTCGAGAAGCTCAACCTCGCCCGCAGCTCAGTCGACGCCTGA
- a CDS encoding FAD-dependent oxidoreductase, which translates to MTPNALSKATSAVDVLVVGGGIGGLAAAVALTQQGLRVRVLERAAEFGEVGAGLQIAPNCTRILDQWGLLDEVKSLGVLPRNIVMKDAVDGSELTRLDLAATEARYGYPYMVIHRSDLHGTLLRAARAVGVDLVTNVAVSGYEQTEGGAAVVHAEGREEAPVVIAADGLHSVARPLISDDEPVSSSYVAYRGAVPIDQVAANDVSTDDVVVYVGPQRHFVQYALRGGEMFNQVAVFESPKALAGEEDWGTPDELDDAFAGSCEQVTKGLPLMWRDRWWRMFDRDPILNWVTGRVALLGDAAHPPLQYLAQGAVMAIEDAWVLSEHVGRQLAAGRSVAELDWDGVLSAYDAVRPEHCRRVLTTARAWGELWHVDGEARVWRNAVLRERSVDDYSYVDWLYGPTALTPDEEADMFVPESQRQAAATSV; encoded by the coding sequence ATGACCCCCAACGCCCTGAGCAAGGCCACCTCCGCCGTCGACGTCCTCGTGGTCGGCGGCGGGATCGGCGGCCTGGCCGCCGCCGTCGCCCTGACCCAGCAGGGACTGCGCGTCCGCGTCCTCGAGCGCGCCGCCGAGTTCGGCGAGGTCGGCGCCGGCCTGCAGATCGCCCCCAACTGCACCCGCATCCTCGACCAGTGGGGACTCCTCGACGAGGTGAAGTCCCTCGGTGTCCTCCCGCGCAACATCGTCATGAAGGACGCGGTCGACGGGTCCGAGCTGACCCGCCTCGACCTCGCCGCCACCGAGGCGCGCTACGGCTACCCGTACATGGTCATCCACCGCAGTGACCTGCACGGCACGCTGCTCCGCGCAGCCCGGGCCGTCGGGGTCGACCTCGTCACCAACGTCGCCGTCTCGGGCTACGAACAGACCGAAGGTGGCGCGGCGGTCGTCCACGCGGAGGGCCGCGAGGAGGCCCCGGTCGTCATCGCGGCAGACGGGCTGCACTCCGTCGCCCGCCCGCTCATCTCGGACGACGAGCCGGTGAGCTCGTCGTACGTCGCCTACCGCGGAGCGGTGCCCATCGACCAGGTCGCCGCCAACGACGTGTCCACCGACGACGTCGTCGTCTATGTCGGACCGCAGCGGCACTTCGTCCAGTACGCCCTCCGGGGCGGCGAGATGTTCAACCAGGTCGCGGTGTTCGAGTCGCCCAAGGCCCTTGCCGGAGAAGAGGACTGGGGCACGCCAGATGAGCTCGACGACGCCTTCGCGGGCTCCTGCGAGCAGGTCACCAAGGGGCTTCCCCTCATGTGGCGGGACCGCTGGTGGCGGATGTTCGACCGCGACCCCATCCTGAACTGGGTCACCGGCCGGGTCGCTCTCCTCGGCGACGCCGCCCACCCGCCGCTGCAGTACCTCGCCCAGGGCGCCGTGATGGCCATCGAGGACGCGTGGGTGCTCTCCGAGCACGTCGGCCGCCAGCTCGCCGCGGGCCGATCCGTCGCCGAGCTGGACTGGGACGGTGTGCTCTCCGCGTACGACGCGGTCCGCCCGGAGCACTGCCGGCGCGTGCTGACGACGGCTCGTGCGTGGGGCGAGCTCTGGCACGTCGACGGGGAGGCACGCGTGTGGCGCAACGCGGTGCTGCGCGAGCGCTCGGTCGACGACTACAGCTACGTCGACTGGCTCTACGGTCCGACGGCGCTCACGCCCGACGAGGAGGCGGACATGTTCGTCCCCGAGTCCCAGCGTCAGGCGGCCGCCACCTCCGTCTGA
- a CDS encoding DEAD/DEAH box helicase, translated as MKNLSERIPSEPDPDLLYEVFTGWATEQGLSLYPHQDEAFLEVLSGSNLILSTPTGSGKSLVATAAHFTALAEDRVSFYTAPIKALVSEKFFALCDQFGADNVGMITGDASVNADAPIICCTAEILANIALREGTAADIGLVVMDEFHFYSEPDRGWAWQVPILELPQAQFILMSATLGDVTMFRDDLTRRTGRSTAVIAGTERPVPLEFAYAETPLHETIEELLEAQRAPIYVVHFTQASALERAQSLMAVKITSREERDTIAERIGAFRFGAGFGRTLSRLVRHGIGVHHAGMLPKYRRLVEQLAQDGLLKVICGTDTLGVGINVPIRTVLLTGLTKFDGTKQRTLKAREFHQIVGRAGRAGFDARGWVVAQAPEHVIDNLRAVERAGDDPKKQRKVQRKKAPEGFVTWSRETFERLIAAEPEPLQPRLRMSHALLINLLARQGNPVAHAVRLIRESHHEEKDQRRLGRHALVLARELLTSGVVERLPTADQSGRRHALTIDLQRDFALNQPLAPFALAVLDTLDPDSETFARDTVSVVEAILEDPRQVLWAQEHQARGEAVAAMKLDGIEYEERMERLEEITWPKPLADLLEVTLAAYRQTHPWVSADALSPKSVVREMYERGMTFNEFVSAYGLSRSEGLVLRYLTDAYRTLRHTVPETHRTEELEDIIEWLGELVRQTDSSLLDEWEDLVNPTAVLARASAEVAPPSRPITANERAFTVLIRNAMFHRVELAARDQWEALGQLEARVAELTDPPQKVVMDAQAWNDALGAYYDEHDSIATDQQARSPALLQVEKLPTTWRLRQVVIDPEDHRDWAVTAEVDLLASDDVGAAVLTVTGFERLGG; from the coding sequence GTGAAGAACCTGAGCGAGCGGATCCCATCGGAACCGGATCCCGACCTCCTCTACGAGGTCTTCACCGGATGGGCCACCGAGCAGGGGCTGTCGCTATACCCCCACCAGGACGAGGCGTTCCTCGAGGTACTCAGCGGCAGCAACCTCATCCTGTCCACGCCGACCGGCTCCGGCAAGTCGCTCGTCGCGACGGCCGCACACTTCACCGCGCTCGCCGAGGACCGCGTCTCCTTCTACACCGCGCCGATCAAGGCCCTCGTGTCGGAGAAGTTCTTCGCCCTGTGCGACCAGTTCGGGGCGGACAACGTCGGCATGATCACCGGCGACGCCTCCGTCAACGCGGACGCCCCGATCATCTGCTGCACGGCCGAGATCCTCGCGAACATCGCCCTCCGCGAGGGGACGGCCGCTGACATCGGGCTCGTCGTCATGGACGAGTTCCACTTCTACTCGGAGCCAGACCGAGGCTGGGCCTGGCAGGTGCCGATCCTCGAGCTGCCGCAGGCGCAGTTCATCCTCATGTCGGCGACCCTCGGCGACGTGACGATGTTCCGGGACGACCTGACCCGGCGGACCGGCCGGTCGACGGCAGTGATCGCAGGCACCGAGCGACCGGTGCCGCTCGAGTTCGCGTACGCCGAGACCCCGCTCCACGAGACGATCGAGGAGCTCCTCGAGGCGCAGCGAGCCCCCATCTATGTCGTGCACTTCACCCAGGCTTCGGCGCTCGAGCGAGCCCAGAGCCTCATGGCAGTCAAGATCACCTCGCGCGAGGAGCGCGACACGATCGCCGAGCGCATCGGCGCCTTCCGGTTCGGCGCGGGCTTCGGCCGGACGCTCTCCCGGCTCGTCCGGCACGGGATCGGGGTGCACCACGCCGGCATGTTGCCGAAGTACCGCAGGCTGGTCGAACAGCTCGCCCAGGACGGTCTGCTCAAGGTCATCTGCGGAACGGACACCCTCGGCGTCGGAATCAACGTGCCGATCCGCACCGTCCTGCTCACCGGGCTGACCAAGTTCGACGGCACGAAGCAGCGGACGCTCAAGGCGCGCGAGTTCCACCAGATCGTCGGCCGGGCGGGCCGGGCCGGCTTCGACGCCCGCGGCTGGGTCGTGGCCCAGGCGCCGGAGCACGTCATCGACAACCTCCGCGCCGTGGAGAGGGCGGGCGACGACCCGAAGAAGCAGCGCAAGGTCCAGCGCAAGAAGGCGCCCGAGGGCTTCGTCACCTGGTCCCGTGAGACGTTCGAGCGCCTCATCGCCGCCGAGCCGGAGCCACTCCAGCCCCGGCTCCGCATGTCGCACGCCCTGCTCATCAACCTGTTGGCGCGACAAGGCAACCCGGTGGCCCACGCGGTGCGGCTCATCCGCGAGAGCCACCACGAGGAGAAGGACCAGCGCCGCCTCGGCCGACACGCGCTCGTCCTGGCCCGGGAGCTGCTCACCTCGGGTGTCGTCGAGCGGCTCCCGACGGCGGACCAGTCCGGGCGCCGCCACGCGCTGACCATCGACCTGCAGCGCGACTTCGCGCTCAACCAGCCGCTCGCCCCGTTCGCGCTCGCCGTTCTGGACACCCTCGACCCGGACTCCGAGACCTTCGCGCGCGACACCGTGTCGGTCGTCGAGGCGATCCTCGAGGATCCACGCCAGGTCCTCTGGGCGCAGGAGCACCAGGCGCGCGGAGAGGCCGTCGCCGCGATGAAGCTCGACGGGATCGAGTACGAGGAGCGGATGGAGCGGCTCGAGGAGATCACCTGGCCGAAACCGCTCGCCGACCTCCTCGAGGTGACCCTGGCGGCCTACCGACAGACCCATCCCTGGGTGTCGGCCGACGCGCTCTCCCCGAAGTCCGTGGTCCGCGAGATGTACGAGCGGGGCATGACCTTCAACGAGTTCGTCTCTGCCTATGGGTTGTCCCGCTCCGAGGGACTGGTCCTGCGCTACCTCACGGACGCCTACCGGACGTTGCGCCACACCGTGCCCGAGACGCACCGGACCGAGGAGCTGGAGGACATCATCGAGTGGCTCGGGGAGCTGGTGCGCCAGACCGACTCGAGCCTCCTCGACGAGTGGGAGGACCTCGTCAACCCGACGGCGGTCCTGGCCCGGGCATCAGCCGAGGTCGCCCCACCCAGTCGACCGATCACCGCGAACGAGCGCGCCTTCACCGTGCTCATCCGCAACGCCATGTTCCACCGCGTCGAGCTCGCCGCTCGCGACCAGTGGGAGGCGCTCGGCCAGCTGGAGGCCCGGGTCGCCGAGCTCACTGATCCCCCGCAGAAGGTCGTCATGGATGCCCAGGCGTGGAACGACGCACTGGGCGCCTACTACGACGAGCACGACTCCATCGCGACCGACCAGCAGGCCCGCTCCCCCGCCCTGCTCCAGGTCGAGAAGCTGCCGACGACCTGGCGGCTGCGCCAGGTCGTCATCGACCCGGAGGACCACCGGGACTGGGCCGTCACGGCCGAGGTCGACCTCCTGGCGAGCGACGACGTCGGCGCCGCCGTGCTCACCGTCACGGGATTCGAGCGCCTCGGGGGCTGA
- a CDS encoding IclR family transcriptional regulator, translating to MKNKPHYALQSVDHALQLAVILQVEGPQTVTEVARRLDVARSTAHRLLSMLVYRDFARQGGDRRYYPGPVISLEAGGSDHTGVLRGVAMPHLQVLVDRTGESANVMVLAGDYVRFIASVESPHTFRVGNREGMVFPAHLTSGGKPMLADLSPEERADLYDPARWEGREDERPDVDALERELEVVRRRGFAINRDRTETGVTAIGRGLRVAEQTSAAVTVSMPTVRFQEERLVDVVSALALATRDIEHDLEARLHAERWWG from the coding sequence ATGAAGAACAAACCCCACTACGCGCTCCAGAGTGTGGACCACGCGCTCCAGCTCGCCGTGATCCTCCAGGTGGAAGGACCACAGACCGTGACCGAGGTGGCACGGCGGCTCGACGTCGCCCGGTCAACGGCGCACCGACTGCTCTCGATGCTGGTCTACCGGGACTTTGCCCGGCAGGGCGGGGACCGCCGGTACTACCCCGGCCCGGTCATCTCCCTCGAGGCGGGTGGCAGCGACCACACCGGGGTGCTGCGCGGGGTGGCGATGCCCCACCTGCAGGTGCTCGTCGACCGCACCGGCGAGTCGGCCAACGTCATGGTGCTCGCCGGTGACTACGTCCGCTTCATCGCCTCCGTGGAGTCACCCCACACGTTCCGGGTGGGCAACCGCGAGGGGATGGTCTTCCCCGCCCACCTGACGTCGGGGGGCAAGCCGATGCTCGCGGACCTCTCGCCCGAAGAACGCGCCGACCTGTACGACCCCGCGCGGTGGGAGGGCCGGGAGGACGAGCGGCCCGACGTGGACGCACTCGAGCGAGAGCTCGAGGTGGTCCGCCGCCGCGGCTTCGCGATCAACCGGGACCGGACCGAGACCGGGGTCACCGCGATCGGTCGGGGGCTGCGCGTCGCCGAGCAGACCAGCGCCGCCGTCACCGTCTCCATGCCGACGGTCCGCTTCCAGGAGGAGCGCCTCGTCGACGTGGTGAGCGCGCTCGCCCTCGCGACCCGGGACATCGAGCACGACCTCGAGGCACGGCTGCATGCCGAGCGCTGGTGGGGCTGA